The Dendropsophus ebraccatus isolate aDenEbr1 chromosome 3, aDenEbr1.pat, whole genome shotgun sequence genomic interval AGTTTACTGTACAAAAGTAAGACGCTTGCTTTAAAATCTTGTAATTCCTATAGTGTAGGTGCAAATTCTCTACTCTCATATGGCAGGCACAAGTTTTACGGAATATCCATGGAATGTTTTACAATATACAATGACAAGAGTCATTACCTGACGTGACCTATTGTACCTAACATTACCAGATCGTGAAATTAGGAATAATCTACAGGGCACTCTTTATTATAACCAAAAGTAAATGATCATTGGTCTCGGTCACAGCCAGACTGATAAGGATTCATGATTTTCAATAATCACTGGCTTCAGGGAACTAGACTAAAAGTAAGAGATAACCAAATTTACAGTAAGTAAAGGTTCATGAAGCCCtgatgctctgcatttgactcctggtgtgtAGAAAAGATAGATGTAGCCCCAGGACTTACAGCTGCATACATCTTCTCCAGCCGCCAGGACTAAAAGGCGTTCCTGTAAATTTGGTTCTCTCTAATTATAATGATTCCAACCCATCTTGTCCATGCCTCAACCCCTGCAGCAGACACTGGGGGACCCCATACCAAAATAGACTAAAATCTAATGCCTATGACCAGGCTGACTACTACTCACATATTTCATTGGTTGTACTAGTTGAAGACAGGGGTGCTATCCCCCTCCACTAGTGATAGGCCTCATTGTCCAACACAAGGAacagtgcttaaaggagaagtccggacaaatTGTTgctagggagggggaggataaaagaaataacatgttcttacttcccccactccagcgctggtggccacatacGGTCGCTTTTTGTTCCCATTTcgaccgctgactggctgagcggaccgcaCACATCGCGATCAGGTTCCGGattagaccaggaagcagccaaagACCAGGGGACTGGAGTGGCGGTACATGGCCAGcagtgctggagcgggggaggtaagaacacatttcttttatcctccctctTTCCAGCATCGATTAGCCCGAACTTCTCCTTCAAATGGTGCTAAAAATTTCAAACTGAAGAATTTTACAGGAGTTTTTTGGCTGCGAAATCAAATATGAAAACAGAGCACAAAGAGAAAATAAAGCAAAAGAAAGAACTTAATACTGTAAATTAAAGTGCACTAAATGATGAAACAAAACCCGCTCGACCCTACCTTGCCCACGCGCCCAACATCCGCCATTGCAAGAGTCGAGAGACTCTATAAACATAAGACAAACAATAGACTAGAGAGCACTCGTAAGTGGAGTACAGAGGTGCTGCTAATGCAATCACTTAAGACCTTTGGGGGTGGGGAGGCTTTGCGCAAACGCAGTATATGcacccttaggcctcattcacacgtcagaATATTTTTGCAGACCACAATCCGCAATCCACAAAAATTCATCCGTAGTttaaactgtattttttttttctttcagtaaaaggacttaaaaaaaaaaaaaaaaaaaaaagggggggggggggagtggtaaaaaaaaatgacactagGCTGAACTGCAGATCCATATTTTTTGCCCCCAGATGTTACAGAGGTAAAGTCTCCAAAAACACAAATTCAATAGACTTCTACTGGTGTGTCCGGATCacagatgtgtgaataaacacgcAGAAAGCAGTAGGATATAAATTTGCCCTTTAACTGCGAATccgcggacgtgtgaatgaggtccTTTTTTGAGCctcattttggtcagttttttttttttactctaaaaccAGGTGTaaatacaaaaacacagaaaacgtttccactcctgggtttttaaaaaaaaaaaaaaaaaaaaaaaaggcccaaaatactgtgtgcaCGTAACCTGACTTGTGTAAACAATAAAACAATGTCATAGTAAAATATCACTTCAAGGGATTGTCTTTTGCTTTAATAAGGTCACAATTATTACTTAATATACAGTACTGGGAGAGAAAGGTAACACTGGATGCAGTGGCATGTGAGGTCTGCAGCGGCAATGGACTGTAAATAACAAagactaataaaaaaaattcttacaacATTGTTGGATCCACTCTGTAGCAGCAAGTGAAGTGGACAGGGCTCAAAACATCTATATGTAGGTATATAAGGGTAGAATTATAAAGGGGTATAAAAtacacactggtgtaaactggccaaagcaaccaatcacagcgcagctttcagctctggtaaaatgtaaaaggcatctgattggttgttttGGACAGTTTATATTTTATCCCCTTTCATAAATCTGGCCcgaatagtatatagtatataaaaatgtattaacCTAAAACTTACTTTTCTTGGGGGGAAAAATATCCTGCTCTGCTTTCATACAGATGACGCACCtgattattttggtgtttttgccCTGTacgtataaggctgggttcacactttgtttttgcAGTCTATTTAATGGagggggaaaacaaaaaaaaaaaaaaaagatgcaattgtgtgttatccgttttttccattgaattcattaaaaaaaaaaaaaaaacgatccaaAACTTTTTTTacgcatacacaaaaatgtgtccgaccacgtttttctgtacgttaaaagtaaccatttcaaAATGGATTCGTTAAATGGACTGCAGCGaaacgcagcgtgaacccagcctaagaaaccTGTCGGCAGTTCTGACATCCTCAAACCTGCTGACATTGATACATGTGACTGGTTAAAATAAGATCAAACTCCCCCCATGTTGCTGACCGTACTAATCACATGAAGCTATGATGACCAGCCATAGAAGTGAGTGGGCTCTCGGAGCATGAGCGCCAATGAGACACGATTGTCTCCACCCTTGGACAACATGAGTATTTTTACACTTGCTTCCCAGTCACCGTTGTGGCAATATCATCAGTTTGAGGGGGTCAACACTGCTGAAAGATTCCTCATGACTTTTgctcataataataaaaaagactaACACCTGTTTCAGTCTTCGGCTATATACTCCCCTCGTGTCTGGTGGAGAAGGGCCTATATATGGCTGaggaaatccaaagaaatccacTGGGTGTTTTGTCACTAAGGCAGCTAAGTACCGAAAATAAGTGCTTCTGGTGCAAAGCTGAAGCAACCAGGTGGTATGGCAGCAGACGCTCTTCTTGGTAGTATATCCTATGTCAACGTCGTAGCCAGGATGATAGCGAGAATTAGCAGCAAGATGGCTACACAGATGATAATGATGATCATTTTCTGGAAagaaaaaaggtaaaataaattaatatgtaCACATTTTATCCCAAAAAAAGAACTGGGCATACACGTCGATGACATTTTCTTTAAGATTTGGATAAAACTATTGAAAAATAAGTTAACACCTTAAGGGCATGGTTggtttgttaaagtgtcactgtcggttaattttttggggggcagaAATCGATAGtaaaggtgattttaagaaactttgtaattcttttttttttagcctaaaaattaatttttatcatgaaaaagcagtttgaagctctcccccctttcttcattgttctctgtgtagaggggaggggtggagggagatgaggcaccaaaacaggacaacaaagagttaatttacagctacatcactgggctatctcctctgacagtcagcactgacctctctgacctctgaataccggctttcatacttTCAtacctgctgtgtaatcctttgttctctgctggcgactaatctccctcctcccccctcccctgtccatagattacacagggcgcGACAgatgtaaaccagtcgagatttcctgataatgagcagtggatgagagagagaggggggggggacctggggaaagtctttttgaatgcagataatggcatatttgcctaataaacccaattacagagtttcctaaaatcgcctggacttgatttctgcaaaaaaaatgaaacgacagtgacactttaagggcacACTTGGTTTTaacgttaaagggaatctgtccctaTTACATGGACCGATAATCGACAGAATCAGGCCCATTTAGCCGactatcgctcggtgtaatagagataacgatcagccgatgacagcagCGATCCAGACCTAAAATCCTCGGGTGTCGGGcacgcatcactacatgtaatagtgatgtgtgacCGACGGCTGGTGACTGtgtgtgaaaaagaaaaattacCTGCTACATGCTTGTCCACGCTCcatgatgtcctgctagctttggctCGTTCCTGGCCCTGTTTGAAGTCACTCCAGACAGCGCCAGGAGCGAGCCGAAGCTAGTGGGACGCCAGGGAGCATGAACAGGAACGTATAAGTCCATGAATGGCGCCCTCTTGCAGAAAgtcattgggccgtgtaataaccctttaaccctttcacgacatATGAACTAAATGTAAGTCACAGCGCTGCTAAGGGCGGGGTTAAGAGAGGGGCCACTCCGAGCTCAACTCTGACATAAATGTCCAGTTTACCACGGCTAGCTTGCTACAAAAGAGCAATCTGTTCAAGAGGTTTTATCATgtgcaaatgaaaaaaaacacaaaaccctCCTAATTCTCACATTTTCTGTACAAGTTTACATACAGATGCGAACCCTTCACCGTTGGTAACACAAAGCACTCACAAAACAATTAACCAGTAGCGTCACAGAGAAGCTTCGTGGGTATTGCACATATACTTGCATACACTTGTGCCAGTCGTCTCAGTCTACAAACACGTCTTGATGTCTTTTTCACTGGGCGCAGACATTTGGGGAGATAAAGTCAGAATTCTGGCACGTTTTGCTTTGTCAAATCATGCCAAAAACTGGTGTATATTTAATATATACGGCAAAAGTATTATGAGTTTTTGAAAATTTTACCAAGGGGATCTGTAAAATACGGGGCAGAGTATGGtgggcatcatttttgtgcaaatATTGGTGTAAAGTATGCCAGCCACTGAGGTGACCTAAAGGGGCACTccgaaaaagtttttttttcctttttaaatcaactgtgtcagaaagttataaaaatctgtaaattacttctattcattATCCTCATGGcatcgagtacttatcagctgctgtatgtcctgtaggaagtggttattcttttcagtctgacacaatgctctctgccgcctcctctgtccatgtcaggagaggttttctatggggatttgccactgctctggaaaagtcatgtcacagacagaggtggcagcagagagcactgtgtcagattacaCCActccttgcaggacatacagcagctgataaatactggaaggctagAGAGTTTAAAGaattaaattacatatctatgtaAATGACACCAACATGAACACTAAGGGGCACATCTAAAGTTTTATTGACATCTTTCATGTATACAAGTACTGACAGTACGCCGGTCACTTAGTATGCGCACTCAGTCCTGCAGTATACGCACGGATTTGGTAGAGTTGGCAAATAGCTGTCAGTCAAAAAGTGTTGAGTTAGGATTCTGAAGCGGGGGAATTTCAAGGGTCAAATTACTATAACCTGGACAAGTACAAGACTCAAAAGACAGACACTGACCAAACGTTCCATCACCAAGGCTGTGCACATATCCCGACCCATTGTGTACAAGCAGTGCTGACATTTACATAGCGTGCTATACACCCGCAGTGTTCACTCTTTGTACCATCAACCTAGACACTAGATTTACCAAAAAACTTTATGGATCCATCCACATGATGTACATGTAAGGACACTAACTTGCTGTTAACAATCTGAAATGTCTACTTCCAAGTTGATGGCGCAAGAGAACACAAGAAATAGGCAAACGGGTTACTTACTGCCTCATGGGCAGATGCTGAATTATAAGGGCAACCAAAGGTTTATTTCAGGCCGACTGATAAACCTACGATAATGGCAATTATGCCGAGAACCACCAACACTACAATGACAATGATCCATGTTttctgaaagcaaaaaaaaaataattattaaataATAGAACGCATTATTAGAGCCCAGTGTGTGGTCTTCTGCAATAacatgtaaggctgtgttcagacTGCAATTTTTTTGCATTCCGATTTTTCCTTGACTCCCCTTACAAAAAAATAATGGACCAAAACTTACACAAAAACACAATCAACCACGTTGtgcatgctaaaaaaaaattaaatgcatttgaactattttttttttttatgaaaatggatgcacagaaatacatcagtttttttttgttttttttttgcaaaaataggaTGAAAAAACCGACTTCAAAAAACTGGATgatttttttgaaattttttgaaATTTTTCTAATGTATGTGACTGGTTATGCTGGTTATTATTAACTTACCCTGCGTGATTTGCTCTGGTATTTTACAGCCTTTTTGGTTTCTTCTTTGGCATGTTCAATGTATTCAACAGCATTTTCAACATTTTTCTCAATATTGTTTATCATTTCACCCTATAGCCAAATGTAAAGAAAAGATTAATAAACTTCAAACCAGTATGCCTAAAGGGGTTTTCActcatcctgtggataggccaaTCTCTGATGGGTGGGGGTCCAACAATAGGCACTGCTGCCTATCATTAGATAACCAGAGTTGTGCCATTCACATACATCAaagatggctaaccttgacactccagctgttgcaaactacaactcccatcatgcttgggcagcaaaagccatatctttggttgttctggcatgatgggaattgtagttttgcaacagctggagtgtcaaggttagccattacTGACATACACAGTCAATCCACTTCAAATGGGAGCTGCAGTGACCCAGCGCTGCACAATGTACAGAACTGTCCGTTTCTCTGTGTATGTCGGCGCTCTGGTAGGCCATGTGTTCACATTTAACCATTaatatattgatggcctattctgagGCTATGCCATCAATGCAAATGCCATTGTAGATACCATAAGAGAATGATGGGACCTGCACCTATGTCCAGAACACCGCTATGTAGGTTTCTGTAGCTCACATAGAAGTGAATGGTGGGGACCAAACCAGGGTTGAGGGAAACTCATTCTCAACATAGGTGCGAAGTGGGATGCTATAAATGAGTGTGATGAAAATATCCCATTTATTCCCTAATTTCCTGTACTATCATCCAGCTGATGACAAACATTCTATTTCTCATTGATTTTCAGGACAAATGATCGGTCTATGTAGCTATTAACTCTtaacgtgtcactgtcgtttacattttttttgcagaaaccaatagtacaggcgattttaagaaactttgtaattgggtttattagctgaaaaatgtatttttatcatgaaaaagcagtttgaagttctcccccctgtcttcatggttctcttatggagaggggaggggtggagggagatgaggcactaaaacaggacaacaaagagttaaatttacagctacatcactgggctatctcctctgacagtcagcactgacctctctgacctcccacagtgtaatcatttgttctctgctctctgctgccgactactctccctcctccccctcccctccatagaacagacagagtccgactgatgtaagagagtcgagaattcctgataatgagcagtggatgagagagaggagggagggggggggggacctggggaaagtatttttgagtgcagataatggcatatttgcctaacaaacccaattacaaagtttcttaaaatcgtccggactattgatttctgcaagaaaaaaaaaaaaaacctgacagtgacactttaaagcgtaactgtcatgtttttttttttattgcagaaatcagtagtataagcaattttaagaaactctgtaataggtttcatcagccaaaaaagcctccttctgtactcaagaagcaattttccAGCCTCCCCCGCTGACTTctcatctgtgcattatcaggcaaacacgtcttcattacagagaagccagtgaagacaggctctactctctccattgtaagcctatgaagggggggaggggccgagggagataagGGAGCacgaagaggtgacatgaaggtcagctgtttgtagactctctgggcacctaaaccgcagaattctggtgtcagaaaggtcagtgcttatctatgaacttactgacagaagattgcagggtgttgtgctgtgcaggattgctccgtgctcagtcactcctaacagcccctcccctctccatagccacataatggagacagaaatcctgcttcttctgatgtgaggggggaggctgggagattgctttttcactacagaaggaaactcttttagtacataaaacctattacagagtttcttaaaatcgcttgtactgttgatatttaatgttttcagaaaaatgaccctgaaatgacagttacgctttaaggtttgCACAATATTTTGCCAAAATCTCAATCTCCCCGATACATAAATTGTAAAAAATCAGGTAACAAGCTGATGAAAAAACACAAATTGTACATGGTCCAACTCTTTGGACAGGCACAAGGTTTTATGGCATCAAGTCACTGGCATCAAGTCAAGTGATGtgtaataaaatttttaaatgaCTTGTTGCATGCACTTTAACAATACATGTCTCAGGGAAATTTGGATTTTGCCATAATATTGACAAAAACAAGGGATAAAAACGGTCTAGGTTTtccatatcaaccaatcacagctcagctcataTAGTAACAACCCTGGTAAAAAGTAAATTCTGAGCGCTGAGTGTTCACTATGGGAAAATCCAGGCAATTTATAAGACCCAATGGCTCAGATTTACCCCTACTTCTCGTGACCGTGTCAACAATGTATCACATAAGGGACAACTTTAAACTCCAGAACTTCATGCAATGGATGACAGGACTGTAAAGAGAGACGTGATCCATACATACAAACGGTTGTGACTGTATCGAACAAATAGAAACAGGTTTCATGTGACTTGGATGTGTTGGAATGAAAATGCTGACGAATGGCAACATGTAGATCTTTTACCTTGGTTTCTGTCCGTCAGAGAATAAAACCAGCAGCAAATAACAGAGCATTAAACAATCTGTTAAAGGTTACAGAAAGCTATTTGGCTGGAGATGCTTTCTATTATTATCTATGTATGTAGCGTTCTCAGAGAATACATTGTCACATGCATATTGTGTGGCCACACGATTCTGAGCCAATACCAGTAGTGGATCCAGCAGGTATAAGTATAAGCCCTTCCTTTATAGTCTTTAACATGTTCAGTTTTAGATCAAaaactcagaaagttatatagatatgtaatttattcTAAAGTATTccaatacctatcagctgctgtatgtcctgcaggaagtggtgtattatttccaatctgacacagtgctctatactACCACCTCTGACTTCTGCTCTgtgcagactggaaagattacatcaCTTACCACAGAACATCCAGCAGCTGagatgtactggaagacttgagatttcgcCTGAGTGCTTATGAGTTTGGAAAAAGGGGGTCTCAATGTTGAGCTGGACAAACTATCAATGGCCAGTTCTCAGTTTTTAGAGGGAGCAATTAAAAAACATCGTcagcacattgggggagatttatcaaacatggtgtaaagtgaaaccgcctcagttgtccctagcaaccaatcagattccacctttcattttccaaagagtctgtgaggaatgaaaggtggaatctgattggttgctagaggcaactgagccagtttcactttacaccatgtttaataaatctccccctatatgtttaagTGAACATGAGCCAAAAAGCTAAAGAACTCACCTGTGTCTCCACCAACATAGCAATGTCCGTAAACATGTCATGTAACTCCCGTATGCTGGATTCCAACTTCATGATGTCCTTGTGTCTTGCTTCAATCTCATTCAAAGCCTGACGTGTGATCTTGGAATCTGAAATGATCTAAACAGTGAAAGAACAGCTGTAAGAGACAAACCTTTACCCCAGCTCCTCACATGtttttaaagaagttatccagggaaactctttttctttcaaatcgactggtttcagaaagttatatagatttgtaatttactgctatttaaaaatctcaagtcttcccatacttatcagctgttgtatgtcctgcaggaagtggtgtattctccttagtctgacacagtgctctctgctgccacctctgtccatgtcaggaactgtccagagcaggagaggttttctatggggatttgctactgctctggactagtgatgcacgatgcaccgaaatatcgatactactatcgatatttcgggcagaaaaaaggttcggtaccaggatttcctggtatcgatactttatgttaaactgcctaattacgcagcttaacataaagtatggtgcagagaacacggccggcggctacctgagcgccagccatgttctctgtgtgccgccccctgccccctggtgtcccctccccTGCCCGTgcgctctccgctcccggcggcgccaaatttaaatagccggcacatagcgatcgctagtgccggctattttacagggtagatgccgctgtcacacctgacagcggcattaacccctcctgagccgctccatatgcagcaggagtctgctgcatatggagcggcccccCACTGCCAATGACTGCGGCCCGTGACCTtgcgggcggcagtcatttaactattCCCCTCCACTCAGGACCCACTGCTGCAGCCTGGTCCCCCGTACCCGCCAGTTCCCGCTGCTGCAGCCAGGTCCCCCGCGCCGCACCACCCCCAGGACCTGCCGATGCAATGCAGTCCCTCGCACCCTCCGGTGTCCacaatcctgccccccccccttccctcgggGTCCTCCGGTACAGTggcacagcaactcccagcataccttcttgtggggagttgttgtgcacaaggaggtatgctgggagttgttgtgtcaggaggctgctaatgcactacaactcccagcagcacaccttcttgtgcactacaactctcagcatacctccttgggcacaaaggtatgctgggggttgtagtgcacaaggaggtatgctgctgggagttgtggtgcattagcagcctcctgacacaacaactcccagcataccacgacaactcccagcataccttcttgtggggagttgcagtgcacaagcaggtatgctgggagttgtagtgcacaaggaggtatgctgctgggagttgttgtgttaggaggctgctaatgcactacaactcccagcagcatacctccttgtgcactacaacccccagcatacctctttgtacacaatgaggtatgctgggggttgtagtgcacaagaagttgtgctgctggaagttgtgtcaggaggttgttgctgcacaactgcaactcccagcatacctccttgtgcactacaactcccaggataccttcttgtgcactacaactcccagcatagctccttgtgcactacaactcccaggataccttcttgtgcactacaactcccagcacaccttcttgtggggagttgcacacAAGGAGGAATTctggggatttgtagtgcacaaggaagtatgcttagggttgtagtgcacagggaggtatgctgggagttgtagtgcacaaggaggtatgctgggagttgcagttgtgcagcagcagcctctcaacaaaacatcccagcatacctctttgtgtactacaactcccagcatacctccttgtgtactacaactcccagcataccttcttatgcaccacaactcccagcatacccacttgtgcactacaaatccccacaagaaggtatgctgggagttgtagtgcataagaaggtatactgggagttgtgcacagggaggtatgctgcggGGTAGAGAGGaattaaaaagtgtttaaaaaaagtttaaattaaaaaaacaataatcataataaaggttctaataatccctgttccctttttttcaaaaaaatatattatatttgtatttttacatattttttttccaaactttatttagtatcgaattagtatcgagtatcgaaataagaaagctggtattggtattgaactcaaaattctggtatcgtgacatccctactctggacagttcctgacatggacagaggtggcagcagagagcactgtcagactggaaagaatacacaacttcctgcaggacatacagcagctgataagtatgggaagactttgagatttttttaaatagaagtaaattacaaatctatataactttctgaaaccagttgatttgaaagaaaaatattttcactggacaacccctaacTTGTCAGCACATCCATGTCCTGGTGGGAAACAGTGCTTACACaagacacaagaaaaaaaaaaaaaaaaaaagggtgagcAGTACtgttgagcgaacctgtcaaaatgtccaggttcagcaatgttatccaaacctgaacgctctgtgtttattccccgcagctgcaggagatggatgccaccctagggctgccaggaaaacacggatagttcgctcaacactagtgagcAGTTCCAGGCACGCTTGGGGATGGATGGGTCCTAGGCTGGGCTCTTGCATCCTGGGGACCACCATTCTGGGCAATGCCAGCTGATGTCCATACGGAGTAAAGCAGTTCTCTCTCTGCACTGAAGGGATGCGATGAATCCTACATAGGTGACCCATCTACACAGCGGCCTACTTTAGTAGTCAGATCCATGCAGACGGGTCATAATGCTTACATCTGAAGTGAAGATTGATGGGTTTCCGCTCTCCAGCATCTCTTCCAGTTCATCATCCGTGGTCGTCCTTCCAGCTGCAAACACAAAAATCCAAAGCTCAAAGATTGTGGaagagaaattaaaaaaaaaaagcagcaatggcGGAAGCAGGTATAATAGCAATAATTAGAAGCGGATCAGATGCCAAAAATTTGCTGGAAACAATGTTGACACTTCAGCGGTCCCTGACAATCCTGCGGTGATTATGTCACCTACATCATTCACAAAACGCTGCATCCAATCACGGTCTTCAGCGGTTTCAGCCATACATTCAAGCATCACCACCGAGACCAGTTATTGGCTGCAGCGGTCAGGTGGATGTTATacatgacccatgacatcatTGCTGCAGAACAGTAATATTACTAATTACATTTAATTTACTACACATGACTAATAGAGACGACCCATCCTTGTTTCTAATTATTGCCTAGTTTGCATGGGTGGTAACTTGGAACTTTGGAAACTGAACACCCACAGAAGACAAGTCACTAAGCAAAAGAAGCTACTGCTTGctgtaactgtccagagcaggaaaggttttcaatgggg includes:
- the STX2 gene encoding syntaxin-2 isoform X2; translated protein: MDDFFHQVEEIRNCIAKISENVEEVKKKHSTILSAPNPEEKTKDELESLNKEIKSIVNKVRTKLKAIEQTINQDENANRSCVNLRIRKSQHTVLSRKFGEVMIAYNETQIQFRERSKGRIQRQLEITGRTTTDDELEEMLESGNPSIFTSDIISDSKITRQALNEIEARHKDIMKLESSIRELHDMFTDIAMLVETQGEMINNIEKNVENAVEYIEHAKEETKKAVKYQSKSRRKMIIIIICVAILLLILAIILATTLT